The Acidobacteriota bacterium genome has a window encoding:
- a CDS encoding aldehyde dehydrogenase family protein — MTTTTTSARGAELLRAFGLSDDNPGAFDGSWIETTGPSIESVDPSTGETIASVRLASTEDYQRVAATTEKAFREWRTWTAPARGEVVRQLGLALRDHKDELGRLVSLEVGKVLSEGLGEVQEMIDMADLAVGMSRQLYGKTMHSERPLHRMYEQWHPLGPVGIITAFNFPVAVWAWNATVAAVCGNSMIWKPSPEAPLTSLAVTRIAQKVLEDCGAPPIFGLVVGDVEEVGKPMVDDPRLPLISATGSVRMGREVGAAVAARMGKSLLELGGNNGVIVTDEADLDLAFRAVLFAAVGTAGQRCTTNRRLFLQKGIAEEMKQRLAQAYGSVRIGDALDPDTLMGPLINQRAVDGMMQALETARQAGGKVLYGGKALDRPGFYVEPTLVEVPEQLPIVCEETFAPILYIMEFEDLDEVIELHNSVPQGLSSAIFTLNVREAERFLSATGSDCGIANVNIGTSGAEIGGAFGGEKDTGGGREAGSDSWKAYMRRQTCTLNWGTELPLAQGVEFDV; from the coding sequence ATGACCACGACTACGACTTCCGCCCGCGGCGCCGAGCTGCTGCGCGCGTTCGGCCTCAGCGACGACAACCCCGGTGCCTTCGACGGCAGCTGGATCGAAACCACCGGACCGAGCATCGAGTCCGTCGACCCGAGCACCGGCGAGACCATCGCCAGCGTCCGCCTGGCCAGCACCGAGGACTACCAACGGGTGGCCGCCACCACCGAGAAAGCCTTCCGCGAATGGCGTACCTGGACCGCCCCCGCCCGGGGCGAGGTGGTTCGCCAGCTGGGCCTGGCCCTGCGCGACCACAAAGACGAGCTCGGCCGGCTGGTGAGCCTGGAGGTGGGCAAGGTTCTCAGCGAGGGCCTCGGCGAGGTGCAGGAAATGATCGACATGGCCGACCTGGCGGTGGGCATGTCGCGCCAGCTCTACGGCAAGACCATGCACTCGGAGCGCCCGCTGCACCGCATGTACGAGCAGTGGCATCCCCTGGGGCCGGTGGGCATCATCACCGCCTTCAACTTCCCCGTCGCCGTCTGGGCCTGGAACGCTACGGTGGCCGCGGTGTGCGGGAATTCCATGATTTGGAAGCCCTCGCCGGAGGCTCCCCTCACCTCTCTGGCGGTGACCCGCATCGCCCAGAAGGTGCTCGAGGATTGCGGCGCGCCGCCGATCTTCGGCCTGGTGGTGGGCGACGTCGAGGAGGTGGGCAAGCCCATGGTGGACGATCCCCGCCTGCCCCTCATCTCCGCCACCGGCTCAGTGCGCATGGGCCGCGAGGTGGGCGCTGCCGTCGCCGCCCGCATGGGCAAGTCGCTCCTCGAGCTGGGCGGCAACAACGGCGTCATCGTGACCGACGAGGCCGATCTGGACCTGGCCTTCCGCGCGGTCCTCTTCGCCGCCGTCGGCACCGCCGGCCAGCGTTGCACCACCAACCGCCGCCTCTTCCTCCAGAAGGGCATCGCCGAGGAGATGAAGCAGCGTCTGGCGCAGGCCTACGGCTCGGTGCGCATCGGCGACGCCCTCGATCCCGACACCCTCATGGGGCCGCTGATCAACCAGCGCGCCGTCGACGGCATGATGCAGGCCCTGGAAACCGCCCGCCAGGCCGGCGGCAAGGTGCTCTACGGCGGCAAGGCCCTCGACCGCCCGGGCTTCTATGTCGAGCCCACCCTGGTGGAGGTACCGGAGCAGCTACCCATCGTGTGCGAGGAGACCTTCGCGCCGATCCTCTACATCATGGAGTTCGAGGATCTCGACGAGGTCATCGAGCTGCACAACTCCGTGCCCCAGGGCCTGTCCTCCGCCATCTTCACCCTCAACGTGCGCGAAGCCGAGCGCTTCCTCTCCGCCACCGGTAGCGACTGTGGCATCGCCAACGTCAACATCGGCACCTCCGGCGCCGAGATCGGCGGTGCCTTCGGCGGTGAGAAGGACACCGGCGGCGGCCGCGAGGCCGGCTCCGACAGCTGGAAGGCCTACATGCGCCGCCAGACCTGCACCCTCAACTGGGGCACCGAGCTGCCGCTGGCCCAGGGCGTGGAGTTCGACGTCTAG
- a CDS encoding CHAT domain-containing tetratricopeptide repeat protein, producing the protein MTPLDRTAPFQGFVPESGSRWLALDLEPGEAALVRVDQALLDVGVAVFDPHGRKQIDYDTPVGRRAPEALCIVAETGGRYRLMLTSFLGGGDVKVEVVRQGEAGEADRSCAQAQHLLMQLFDEVATRGLSDGLVPIYRRVVRLAVDGGERFLVELALREAGRALQDLDRSAEVPEVFAAALEQARRAGRSYLESDILSWWGLALLDQGDPEGASQRFEASLHEAQTVGDQRAETRALNHLALVEKLAGDPHREIERYRSLMPIWQDLGDLKSRSATLQRLAIAHRSLEHHEEALTQAREGLEIARRYGFEEREAGLLTTLGLTHFAAGELEVAVTRFQEALEKYRQLGLQDGEAIVLGRLGRALQAAGDVEAAEDSFRQLLALAENAGSEGNVAIAWTHLGCLAAQDGRPGVAIRRLDEADGRLRALADPKVRAHIAFCRALALHEEGELEAALEQVRSALATVETLRGTVRRTGHRYSPSWQWQDYAELEVKLLLEQARSQNRPEAVRRAFERADVARATNLLELVLEAEVGVRGRAGDELLRREREVQQALNRQRDRLLCGKYLGELTEEQDEQVEQRLRTLSLRLEEARAAIRTADPRYAELVDPQPVTVAELQRTLAPDTLLLSYVLGEEESHLFTVGREHLSVHSLPAQKQLEHHARGLYENLRSQALDPVQRELAAQALGRQLLPPGTIPQQTRRLVILADGLLHHLPFAVLPAPQLQGPSGGEARDELLFEAFEISYAPSASVMVSLLRRNGERLPAPRDVAVFADPIFAPEDDRWSGGLSRARPSALAGTVGTGASATRGITLSDLPQGPLPRLPWTGLEAESILARVPPQRRLGLLGWDATKEEVQSAPLDGYRVLHFATHALVDERFPELSGMVLSRLDRSGRRIDGDLQLHEIYNLDLGADLVVLSGCQTALGKRVRGDGLLSLTRGFLYAGASQVLVSLWPVDDQATAVLMTEFYRGLLEEGLAPSAALRQAQQHVAASEQWSDPYFWAAFVLQGAPSASSRF; encoded by the coding sequence GTGACGCCTTTGGATCGGACGGCGCCCTTTCAGGGGTTCGTGCCGGAATCCGGTTCCCGATGGCTGGCCCTCGATTTGGAGCCAGGGGAAGCAGCGCTGGTACGGGTCGATCAGGCGCTGTTGGACGTGGGGGTGGCGGTCTTCGATCCGCACGGGCGCAAGCAGATCGACTACGACACGCCGGTGGGGCGCCGGGCGCCGGAGGCGTTGTGCATCGTGGCGGAGACCGGCGGCCGGTACCGCCTGATGCTGACCTCCTTCCTCGGTGGGGGCGACGTGAAGGTCGAGGTGGTCCGACAGGGGGAGGCCGGCGAGGCGGATCGGTCCTGTGCGCAAGCCCAGCACCTCCTGATGCAGCTCTTCGATGAGGTCGCGACGCGCGGACTGTCCGACGGCCTGGTGCCGATCTATCGCCGGGTGGTCCGCCTGGCGGTGGATGGGGGAGAGCGGTTCCTGGTGGAGTTGGCCTTGCGCGAGGCAGGACGAGCGCTCCAAGACCTGGACCGTAGCGCCGAGGTGCCGGAGGTTTTCGCGGCGGCTCTCGAGCAGGCTCGACGGGCGGGGAGGTCGTATCTGGAGTCGGACATTCTGTCCTGGTGGGGGCTCGCGCTTCTGGACCAAGGCGACCCGGAAGGGGCTTCCCAGCGATTCGAGGCCTCTTTGCACGAGGCTCAGACGGTAGGAGATCAGCGAGCCGAGACCAGAGCCCTCAACCATCTCGCGCTGGTCGAGAAACTGGCCGGCGACCCCCATCGAGAGATCGAACGGTACCGTTCGCTGATGCCCATCTGGCAGGATCTGGGCGATCTGAAAAGCCGATCGGCCACCCTGCAGCGGCTGGCGATCGCCCACCGATCCTTGGAGCACCACGAGGAGGCTCTGACGCAGGCTCGGGAAGGCTTGGAGATTGCTCGTCGCTATGGCTTTGAGGAGCGCGAGGCCGGCCTGCTGACCACCCTGGGGTTGACCCACTTTGCGGCCGGTGAGTTGGAAGTCGCTGTGACGCGATTTCAGGAAGCTTTGGAGAAGTACCGGCAGTTGGGGTTGCAGGACGGCGAGGCCATCGTCTTGGGTCGGCTGGGAAGGGCTCTTCAAGCCGCGGGTGATGTGGAAGCCGCCGAGGATTCCTTCCGCCAGCTGTTGGCTCTGGCGGAGAACGCCGGGAGCGAGGGCAACGTCGCCATCGCGTGGACCCATCTGGGCTGTTTGGCAGCGCAAGATGGAAGGCCCGGGGTCGCTATTCGTCGGCTGGACGAGGCCGACGGGCGACTGCGGGCTCTCGCCGACCCCAAGGTTCGAGCCCACATCGCTTTTTGCAGGGCCCTGGCCCTTCATGAGGAAGGCGAGCTGGAGGCAGCGTTGGAGCAAGTGCGGTCGGCTTTGGCCACCGTCGAGACGCTTCGGGGCACCGTCCGCCGCACCGGTCACCGCTATTCTCCCAGCTGGCAATGGCAGGACTACGCCGAGCTCGAGGTGAAGCTCCTCCTCGAGCAGGCCCGCTCGCAGAATCGGCCGGAAGCTGTTCGGCGCGCTTTCGAGCGGGCGGATGTGGCACGGGCGACGAACCTCCTGGAGCTGGTGCTGGAGGCGGAAGTTGGGGTCCGGGGAAGGGCCGGGGACGAGCTGCTGCGCAGGGAGCGAGAGGTCCAGCAGGCCCTCAATCGGCAGCGCGACCGACTGCTTTGCGGGAAGTACCTCGGCGAGCTGACGGAGGAGCAGGACGAGCAGGTGGAGCAGCGCCTGCGGACCCTTTCGCTGAGGTTGGAGGAGGCTCGGGCGGCGATCCGGACTGCCGACCCCCGATACGCCGAGCTGGTAGATCCGCAGCCGGTGACGGTGGCGGAGCTTCAGCGGACGTTGGCGCCCGATACGCTGCTGCTCAGCTATGTGCTGGGCGAGGAGGAATCGCATCTCTTCACGGTGGGGAGAGAGCATCTCTCGGTCCACTCCCTGCCGGCCCAAAAGCAGCTGGAACACCACGCTCGGGGGCTCTACGAGAACCTCCGGTCCCAGGCCCTGGACCCGGTCCAACGGGAGCTTGCCGCCCAGGCCCTGGGCCGCCAGCTGCTGCCGCCCGGGACGATTCCCCAGCAGACTCGGAGGCTGGTGATTCTCGCGGACGGCCTGCTGCACCATCTTCCCTTCGCCGTGTTGCCTGCTCCGCAGCTTCAGGGGCCGAGCGGAGGGGAAGCCCGAGACGAGCTGCTCTTCGAGGCCTTCGAGATCTCCTACGCGCCGTCGGCGTCGGTCATGGTCTCCCTGCTGCGGAGGAACGGGGAGCGGCTTCCGGCGCCACGGGACGTGGCGGTCTTCGCCGATCCCATCTTCGCCCCCGAAGACGATCGCTGGTCGGGAGGGCTCTCGAGGGCCCGGCCATCGGCTCTGGCGGGAACGGTTGGAACAGGGGCTTCAGCTACCCGTGGCATCACCCTGTCGGATCTGCCCCAGGGCCCCTTGCCCCGCCTGCCCTGGACGGGCCTGGAGGCGGAGTCGATCCTCGCCCGGGTGCCGCCCCAACGCCGGCTGGGGCTTCTAGGCTGGGATGCCACCAAAGAGGAAGTGCAGTCGGCTCCTCTCGACGGGTACCGAGTGCTGCACTTCGCGACCCATGCTTTGGTGGATGAACGCTTTCCCGAGCTCTCCGGGATGGTGCTCTCCCGCCTCGACCGGAGCGGACGACGCATCGACGGGGATCTCCAGCTGCACGAAATCTACAATCTCGATCTGGGGGCGGACCTGGTGGTCCTCAGCGGCTGCCAGACGGCGCTGGGCAAGCGGGTGAGGGGGGATGGCTTGCTCAGCCTGACCCGGGGATTTCTCTACGCCGGGGCCTCCCAGGTCTTGGTCAGCCTGTGGCCGGTGGACGACCAGGCGACGGCGGTCCTGATGACCGAGTTCTACCGCGGGCTCCTCGAGGAAGGCCTGGCACCATCCGCCGCTCTGCGCCAAGCCCAGCAGCATGTGGCCGCCAGCGAGCAGTGGTCCGATCCGTATTTCTGGGCTGCCTTTGTGCTGCAGGGGGCGCCCTCGGCGAGCTCTCGTTTCTAA